One genomic window of Salvelinus namaycush isolate Seneca unplaced genomic scaffold, SaNama_1.0 Scaffold120, whole genome shotgun sequence includes the following:
- the LOC120036085 gene encoding histone-lysine N-methyltransferase set-1-like has translation MEDAEHHIRSNIDKPVLYQRFINIFKGRGVFATEFISKGDFVVEYRGELLTQQEGEVRADQYNDSAKVFLFDVQWKGRTWCIDASEEDSSLGRLVNDDH, from the exons ATGGAGGATGCAGAGCATCACATCagatcaaacattgataaaccaGTACTTTACCAGCGTTTTATCAATATCTTTAAAG GACGGGGAGTTTTTGCCACTGAATTCATATCCAAAGGAGACTTTGTTGTGGAGTACCGAGGTGAACTGCTTACACAACAGGAGGGCGAGGTCCGAGCTGATCAGTACAATGATTCTGCAAAGGTGTTTCTTTTCGATGTTCAATGGAAAGGAAGAACATGGTG CATTGATGCATCTGAAGAAGACTCCTCCCTTGGGAGACTCGTTAATGATGATCACTAA